One Benincasa hispida cultivar B227 chromosome 5, ASM972705v1, whole genome shotgun sequence genomic window carries:
- the LOC120077989 gene encoding NADH dehydrogenase [ubiquinone] flavoprotein 1, mitochondrial isoform X1 yields MAPFRGMLYLQRTTLARSYIDRCGIGLRAFNNQAAAATGSPQPPPPPPPTEKTHFGGLKDEDRIFTNLYGLHDPFLKGAMKRGDWYRTKDLVLKGADWIVNEVKKSGLRGRGGAGFPSGLKWSFMPKVSDGRPSYLVVNADESEPGTCKDREIMRHDPHKLLEGCLIAGVGMRATAAYIYIRGEYVNERKNLEKARKEAYESGLLGKNACGSGYDFDVHIHYGAGAYICGEETALLESLEGKQGKPRLKPPFPANAGLYGCPTTVTNVETVAVSPTILRRGPEWFASFGRKNNSGTKLFCVSGHVNKPCTVEEEMSIPLKELIERHCGGVRGGWDNLLAVIPGGSSVPLLPKHICDDVLMDYDALKAVQSGLGTAAVIVMDKSTDIVDAIARLSYFYKHESCGQCTPCREGTGWLWMIMERMKVGNAKLEEIDMLQEVTKQIEGHTICALGDAAAWPVQGLIKNFRPELERRIRERAERELIQAAAA; encoded by the exons ATG GCACCTTTTAGGGGCATGCTTTATCTTCAACGAACAACATTGGCAAGGAGTTATATTGATCGGTGTGGCATAGGATTGAGAGCGTTTAACAATCAGGCTGCAGCAGCTACTGGCAGTCCCCAGCCTCCCCCGCCTCCCCCACCTACAGAGAAAACTCATTTTGGTGGCTTGAAGGATGAGGACCGAATCTTTACCAACTTGTATGGTTTACACGATCCGTTTCTCAAAGGTGCCATGAAACGTGGTGATTGGTACAGAACTAAAGATTTAGTGCTCAAGGGTGCAGATTGGATTGTTAATGAAGTAAAGAAGTCTGGCCTTCGTGGTCGTGGAGGTGCTGGATTTCCATCTGGACTTAAATGGTCATTCATGCCCAAAGTATCTGATGGCCGCCCTTCCTATCTTGTTGTCAATGCTGATGAAAGTGAACCCGGAACCTGTAAGGACAGGGAAATCATGCGGCACGATCCACACAAACTCTTGGAGGGTTGTTTGATTGCTGGAGTTGGGATGAGGGCTACTGCAGCTTACATATACATCAGAGGTGAGTATGTGAACGAACGAAAGAATCTTGAGAAGGCCAGAAAAGAGGCTTATGAATCTGGATTGTTGGGCAAGAATGCATGTGGATCTGGCTATGATTTTGACGTCCACATCCATTATGGTGCTGGTGCTTACATTTGTGGTGAAGAAACGGCTCTGTTAGAAAGCCTTGAAGGGAAACAAGGGAAACCACGATTGAAGCCTCCTTTTCCTGCTAATGCAGGATTATACGGATGTCCTACCACTGTGACAAATGTGGAGACAGTGGCTGTTTCTCCTACTATTTTAAGGCGTGGACCTGAATGGTTTGCTAGTTTTGGGAGAAAGAACAACTCTGGTACCAAATTGTTTTGTGTTTCGGGACATGTGAATAAACCTTGCACTGTTGAAGAGGAAAtgagcattccactaaaggaATTAATTGAAAGGCACTGTGGAGGGGTTAGAGGTGGATGGGATAACTTGCTTGCTGTAATTCCTGGAGGTTCTTCAGTTCCATTGCTTCCCAAGCATATATGTGATGATGTACTCATGGATTATGATGCACTAAAGGCTGTCCAATCTGGATTGGGCACTGCAGCTGTAATTGTTATGGATAAATCAACTGATATTGTGGATGCTATTGCAAGGCTCTCTTATTTTTACAAGCATGAAAGCTGTGGACAGTGCACTCCCTGCAGAGAAGGTACAGGATGGCTGTGGATGATAATGGAAAGAATGAAAGTTGGAAATGCAAAGCTGGAAGAAATTGACATGCTACAAGAGGTTACCAAGCAGATTGAAGGGCACACCATTTGTGCCCTCGGTGATGCTGCTGCTTGGCCAGTGCAGGGTCTTATAAAGAATTTTAGACCTGAGCTTGAGAGAAGGATTAGAGAACGTGCAGAACGGGAGTTGATCCAGGCCGCTGCTGCATAG
- the LOC120077989 gene encoding NADH dehydrogenase [ubiquinone] flavoprotein 1, mitochondrial isoform X2, translated as MLYLQRTTLARSYIDRCGIGLRAFNNQAAAATGSPQPPPPPPPTEKTHFGGLKDEDRIFTNLYGLHDPFLKGAMKRGDWYRTKDLVLKGADWIVNEVKKSGLRGRGGAGFPSGLKWSFMPKVSDGRPSYLVVNADESEPGTCKDREIMRHDPHKLLEGCLIAGVGMRATAAYIYIRGEYVNERKNLEKARKEAYESGLLGKNACGSGYDFDVHIHYGAGAYICGEETALLESLEGKQGKPRLKPPFPANAGLYGCPTTVTNVETVAVSPTILRRGPEWFASFGRKNNSGTKLFCVSGHVNKPCTVEEEMSIPLKELIERHCGGVRGGWDNLLAVIPGGSSVPLLPKHICDDVLMDYDALKAVQSGLGTAAVIVMDKSTDIVDAIARLSYFYKHESCGQCTPCREGTGWLWMIMERMKVGNAKLEEIDMLQEVTKQIEGHTICALGDAAAWPVQGLIKNFRPELERRIRERAERELIQAAAA; from the coding sequence ATGCTTTATCTTCAACGAACAACATTGGCAAGGAGTTATATTGATCGGTGTGGCATAGGATTGAGAGCGTTTAACAATCAGGCTGCAGCAGCTACTGGCAGTCCCCAGCCTCCCCCGCCTCCCCCACCTACAGAGAAAACTCATTTTGGTGGCTTGAAGGATGAGGACCGAATCTTTACCAACTTGTATGGTTTACACGATCCGTTTCTCAAAGGTGCCATGAAACGTGGTGATTGGTACAGAACTAAAGATTTAGTGCTCAAGGGTGCAGATTGGATTGTTAATGAAGTAAAGAAGTCTGGCCTTCGTGGTCGTGGAGGTGCTGGATTTCCATCTGGACTTAAATGGTCATTCATGCCCAAAGTATCTGATGGCCGCCCTTCCTATCTTGTTGTCAATGCTGATGAAAGTGAACCCGGAACCTGTAAGGACAGGGAAATCATGCGGCACGATCCACACAAACTCTTGGAGGGTTGTTTGATTGCTGGAGTTGGGATGAGGGCTACTGCAGCTTACATATACATCAGAGGTGAGTATGTGAACGAACGAAAGAATCTTGAGAAGGCCAGAAAAGAGGCTTATGAATCTGGATTGTTGGGCAAGAATGCATGTGGATCTGGCTATGATTTTGACGTCCACATCCATTATGGTGCTGGTGCTTACATTTGTGGTGAAGAAACGGCTCTGTTAGAAAGCCTTGAAGGGAAACAAGGGAAACCACGATTGAAGCCTCCTTTTCCTGCTAATGCAGGATTATACGGATGTCCTACCACTGTGACAAATGTGGAGACAGTGGCTGTTTCTCCTACTATTTTAAGGCGTGGACCTGAATGGTTTGCTAGTTTTGGGAGAAAGAACAACTCTGGTACCAAATTGTTTTGTGTTTCGGGACATGTGAATAAACCTTGCACTGTTGAAGAGGAAAtgagcattccactaaaggaATTAATTGAAAGGCACTGTGGAGGGGTTAGAGGTGGATGGGATAACTTGCTTGCTGTAATTCCTGGAGGTTCTTCAGTTCCATTGCTTCCCAAGCATATATGTGATGATGTACTCATGGATTATGATGCACTAAAGGCTGTCCAATCTGGATTGGGCACTGCAGCTGTAATTGTTATGGATAAATCAACTGATATTGTGGATGCTATTGCAAGGCTCTCTTATTTTTACAAGCATGAAAGCTGTGGACAGTGCACTCCCTGCAGAGAAGGTACAGGATGGCTGTGGATGATAATGGAAAGAATGAAAGTTGGAAATGCAAAGCTGGAAGAAATTGACATGCTACAAGAGGTTACCAAGCAGATTGAAGGGCACACCATTTGTGCCCTCGGTGATGCTGCTGCTTGGCCAGTGCAGGGTCTTATAAAGAATTTTAGACCTGAGCTTGAGAGAAGGATTAGAGAACGTGCAGAACGGGAGTTGATCCAGGCCGCTGCTGCATAG